DNA from Flavobacterium aestivum:
TTTAATAGCTGCTCTATTTTTTGTACCTTGTGATGTTTAAATAAAGTATAAAATAATTATATAAATCTTATGGCTTTTGATATTGAAATGATTAAAAAAGTGTATGACAACATGAAGACTCGTGTTGATGCAGCACGTGAGATAGTTGGTCGTCCGCTTACTTTAACAGAGAAAATTTTATACAGTCATCTTTGGGATGGAACAGCCTCTAAGGCTTTTTCTCGTGGAGTTGATTATGTAGATTTTGCTCCAGACAGAGTTGCTTGCCAAGATGCAACAGCTCAAATGGCATTGTTACAATTTATGCATGCTGGTAAATCAAAAGCAGCAGTTCCCACAACGGTTCACTGTGATCATTTGATCCAAGCCAAAGTTGGTGCTTCTACAGATTTAGCAGTAGCAAATACACAGTCAAAAGAAGTTTTTGATTTCCTGTCTTCAGTTTCAAATAAATACGGAATTGGTTTCTGGAAACCAGGATCAGGAATTATTCATCAAATTGTATTAGAAAATTATGCTTTCCCAGGAGGGATGATGATTGGTACTGATTCGCATACAGTAAATGCGGGTGGATTAGGAATGTTAGCCATTGGTGTTGGTGGAGCAGATGCAGTAGATGTAATGTCTGGAATGTCTTGGGAATTAAAATTTCCTAAATTAATTGGAGTAAAATTGACTGGAAAATTATCCGGTTGGACAGCTCCAAAAGATGTTATTCTAAAAGTAGCCGATATTCTTACTGTAAAAGGAGGAACTGGAGCTATTGTAGAATATTTTGGAGAAGGCGCCTTGAATATGTCTTGTACAGGAAAAGGAACTATCTGTAATATGGGAGCTGAAATTGGTGCTACAACATCTACATTTGGTTATGATGATTCTATGCGTAGATATTTAACGGCTACAGATCGTCAGGATGTAGTGAATGCTGCGGATAAAGTGGCTTCATACTTAACTGCCGATCCAGAAGTATATGCTAATCCAGAGCAATATTTTGATCAACTTATCGAAATCAACTTATCAGAATTAGAACCACATATCAACGGGCCTTTTACACCAGATCGCGGAACTCCGGTTTCTAAAATGAAAGCTGAAGCTGAAGCTAATGGTTGGCCAATAAAAGTAGAGTGGGGATTAATCGGTTCTTGTACCAACTCTTCTTATGAGGATATGTCAAGAGCAGCTTCTATTGTTGAACAGGCTGTTGCACACGGAATCACCCCAAAAGCAGAATTCGGAATCAATCCGGGATCTGAGCAAATTCGTTACACTATCGAAAGAGATGGTATCATTGCTACTTTCGAAAAACTGGGAACCAAAGTATTTACCAATGCTTGTGGACCATGTATCGGACAATGGGATAGAGCTGGAGCCGATAAAGGAGAAAAGAATACAATCGTGCATTCATTCAACCGTAACTTCTCTAAAAGAGCAGACGGTAACCCAAATACACATGCTTTTGTGACTTCGCCAGAAATGGTGGCAGCATTGGCTATTTCAGGGAGATTGGATTTCAATCCATTGACTGATACTTTGCTGAACGATAATGGGGAAGAGGTGAAGTTAAACGCTCCATTTGGTGATGAGTTGCCAAAAAGAGGTTTTGATGTTGAGGATGCCGGTTTTCAAGCACCGGCAGAAGATGGTTCAAGTGTTCAGGTAAATGTAAGCCCTACTTCAGATCGTTTGCAATTATTGGCTCCATTTGAAGCTTGGGACGGTAAAAATGTTACAGGAGCTAAATTATTGATTAAAGCTTTCGGAAAATGTACAACAGATCACATTTCTATGGCAGGACCATGGTTGCGTTTCCGCGGACATTTAGATAATATCTCAAATAATATGCTGATTGGTGCAATCAATGCCTTTAATCAAACTGCAAATTCTGTCAAAAACCAATTGACAGGAGCTTATGATGCAGTTCCTGCAGTGGCACGTGCCTACAAGGCAGCCGGAATCCCTTCTATTGTCGTTGGTGATCACAACTACGGAGAAGGATCTTCTCGTGAGCATGCCGCTATGGAGCCTCGTTTCTTGGGTGTAAAAGCAGTATTAGTAAAATCATTTGCACGAATCCATGAAACTAACCTTAAAAAACAAGGAATGTTAGGATTGACATTTGCTAACGAAGCTGATTATGACAAAATCCAAGAAGACGATACTATTAACATCACTGATTTGGTAGATTTTGCTCCAGGAAAACCATTAACTTTAGAATTTGTTCATGCTGACGGAAGCAAAGATATCATCTTGGCTAATCATACGTATAATGAAGGACAAATTGGTTGGTTCAAAGCTGGTTCCGCTTTAAACTTAATTGCGACTGATAGTAACGCATAAGTATTTTAAATTTTATATATCAAAAACTCTCAAGGTAACTTGGGAGTTTTTTATTTAGGTATATTAGGAGCTAATCCTGCTGTCATTTCAAGCTTGTTCATGTCTTTGTTTTTTTTCTTGATATAAAAGGAGCTTCCGTTGGTCGCTCTTTTATATCAAGAAAAAAATACAAGTCAACTTTACAAGACTTTTTATTTTTGTCTTAGCTAAGATATTGATATTTAAATGCTTTGTTTAATTAAAAGATTGGAAATTGAGATGTTTTTTCGTAAATTAGAGTGATTGAATTTAATCAATTATCTTATTTTGAACAGGAGAGATAGATTGTAAATAGCAAATGTAATGTTTCATAGAAGTCAAACACGACAAGAAGAATTAGCCAATGGGATTTCACATATTCTAGGGATACTTTTTTGTTTGATAGCAATGCCTTTTGTGATTGAAACAGCTTATAGACAAGATAATTCCGTTACAGTATTATCTGTTATAACTTTTGGAATAGGAATGTTGCTGGTATATACATCTTCTACTTTATATCATTTAGCTAAAAACGAAAAGACAAAAAAACTTCTTAATATAGCGGATCATATCAGTATATATTATCTCATTGCAGGAACATATACACCTCTCATGGTGCGCTATTTAAATCATGATACAACAGTTGTTTTTCTTGGAGTAATGTGGTCTATTGTGGCTTTGGGAACTATTTTGAAAATTTTTTGCACCAAGCGATCTGATTTTTTATCGATGTTGGTTTATGTGGCAATGGGCTGGATGATTGTTTTTGTTATTAAACCATTGTTGCATACAGTTCCTCCTGTTGTACTTGATTTGATTTTTGCAGGTAGTGTGAGTTATACTTTAGGTATTTATTTTTTTGTAAAAGGGGATAAACGATACTATCATACTATATGGCATCTCTTTGTGCTTTTAGGCACAGTACTTCATTATATTTCTATTTTTATAAGTCTATAATGTTCTTTTTAGGGTTGTGATAAAAAAAACTGTACTGTTAAAAAGGATAGGATTATTGCATTTTCTAAAATTTTAGTAATCCTTTAACTTTCAAATCTAACAAATAACTTATATTTGTGAATCTTCAAAAAAAAATCATTTTTGAAAGAAAAAGTACAAAAAGATTTAATAATTCGCCTCAAAATCGTTTGTATTTGTAAAAATGAGGTAGAAATTAAAAAAGTATGAAGTATTTTAGGGTATTAGTTTTTGTAATGACTTTATGTAGTGTAAGTGTTTTTTCACAAGATAAAAACATTAAGCATAGCATAGCAAAAGGAGAAACAATTTCTAGTATTGCTGAAAAATATAATGTTTCTGCTAGTTCAATTTATAAGTTAAACCCAAAAGCTAAAAAAACCTTGCAACTTAATCAGGTACTGTTGATTCCGATTGCAGATCTTAAAAAAACGAATAAAGTTGCTGCTATACCTGAGAAAACAACAGCAATTAATCACGAAGTTTTACCAAAAGAAAC
Protein-coding regions in this window:
- a CDS encoding aconitate hydratase is translated as MAFDIEMIKKVYDNMKTRVDAAREIVGRPLTLTEKILYSHLWDGTASKAFSRGVDYVDFAPDRVACQDATAQMALLQFMHAGKSKAAVPTTVHCDHLIQAKVGASTDLAVANTQSKEVFDFLSSVSNKYGIGFWKPGSGIIHQIVLENYAFPGGMMIGTDSHTVNAGGLGMLAIGVGGADAVDVMSGMSWELKFPKLIGVKLTGKLSGWTAPKDVILKVADILTVKGGTGAIVEYFGEGALNMSCTGKGTICNMGAEIGATTSTFGYDDSMRRYLTATDRQDVVNAADKVASYLTADPEVYANPEQYFDQLIEINLSELEPHINGPFTPDRGTPVSKMKAEAEANGWPIKVEWGLIGSCTNSSYEDMSRAASIVEQAVAHGITPKAEFGINPGSEQIRYTIERDGIIATFEKLGTKVFTNACGPCIGQWDRAGADKGEKNTIVHSFNRNFSKRADGNPNTHAFVTSPEMVAALAISGRLDFNPLTDTLLNDNGEEVKLNAPFGDELPKRGFDVEDAGFQAPAEDGSSVQVNVSPTSDRLQLLAPFEAWDGKNVTGAKLLIKAFGKCTTDHISMAGPWLRFRGHLDNISNNMLIGAINAFNQTANSVKNQLTGAYDAVPAVARAYKAAGIPSIVVGDHNYGEGSSREHAAMEPRFLGVKAVLVKSFARIHETNLKKQGMLGLTFANEADYDKIQEDDTINITDLVDFAPGKPLTLEFVHADGSKDIILANHTYNEGQIGWFKAGSALNLIATDSNA
- the trhA gene encoding PAQR family membrane homeostasis protein TrhA, producing the protein MFHRSQTRQEELANGISHILGILFCLIAMPFVIETAYRQDNSVTVLSVITFGIGMLLVYTSSTLYHLAKNEKTKKLLNIADHISIYYLIAGTYTPLMVRYLNHDTTVVFLGVMWSIVALGTILKIFCTKRSDFLSMLVYVAMGWMIVFVIKPLLHTVPPVVLDLIFAGSVSYTLGIYFFVKGDKRYYHTIWHLFVLLGTVLHYISIFISL